One region of Salvelinus namaycush isolate Seneca chromosome 3, SaNama_1.0, whole genome shotgun sequence genomic DNA includes:
- the LOC120037116 gene encoding non-receptor tyrosine-protein kinase TYK2-like — MMSRSGRSKSTRTGSSTGQCEPPQGPGVHVYLFWTKGGECYLTHTEGKVTAEELSISAAQTVGITPLCHVLFSLYDPESHCWYSPNHFFNSEEQTRLTLHYRMRFYFRNWHGLSEKEPSVARYAPRSGTEHGGSPLLEMTSLEYLFCQAKFDFVNDVTPMEDAQGKEELSCFKNESLGMAVLHLSHQALRSGCTLQEVAKSVSFLRCIPRSFSKHIARDNFLTKIRIRRVFADFVRTFQEHTVDVGRLGSQEVMYKYLSTLEHLAPRFGTETFLTAHLELRKDGGDGSGSYLNTSHALGASAPENVGPQVMHEVMVSGTKGIQWRKLTVKKPQANSYFGNDYLGNRKSVKQSPLQQEPKPSDTWTSFCDFPEISHISITGANVSIIKQDNFSMEVQMNSSLEALSFVSLLDGYFRLTADAHHYLCHEVAPPRVVLSATNGLHGPMNDDFVLQRLRKEAEGAFLVRWSVLDYHHIILAVLNKSQDGQAAIHKQFRILHSGSVFALEGWDREFSSVKELTDSLKTFVLKSGTDNFTVKKCCLPRPAELSNLLVMRQGADQCVQPDSVALCLTQLRFHQIKDKEITQEQHLGRGTRTNIYSGSLLVWGGAEEDEEDKWNNNLTDRKEIRVVLKILDQSHKDIALAFFETASLMSQVSHSHLVFVHGVSVKGSENIMVEEFVEFGPLDVFLRRERALVTPQWKFTVAKQLASALSYLETKQLVHGNVCAKNILVARRGLEEGTFPFVKLSDPGIALNVLSREERVERIPWIAPECVPSSSPFGRAADQWSFGATLLEICNNGDLPMSGSTLTEKERFYETRSRLTEPSSQELASFISMCLTYEPRERPSFRTVLRELTELQIKNPDISPLKSLPDADPNVFLKRYLKKIRDLGEGHFGKVMLYVYDPANDGTGDYVAVKALKHEGGSHLHEGWMKEIEILKSLYHSNIVKYKGCCSELGGQTVQLIMEFLPLGSLREYLAKHRLGVAHSLLFAQQICQGMDYLHSKRYIHRDLAARNVLVENEHLVKIGDFGLTKYIPEGDVYYRVREDGDSPVYWYAIECLKESKFSFSSDIWSFGVTLYEVMTHGDHRQSPPVKFVQMMGNVMDNVPGQMTVMVLIKLLEKHNRLPCPRDCPSEVHMLMQHCWDFDPARRPSFKSLIDSIEAIRKPYERQPNMWLAQISQ, encoded by the exons ATGATGTCTCGAAGTGGCCGCTCCAAGAGTACCAGGACAGGGTCATCCACAGGCCAGTGTGAGCCTCCTCAGGGACCAGGCGTCCATGTCTATCTGTTTTGGACCAAGGGAGGGGAGTGCTATCTGACCCACACAGAGGGTAAAGTGACAGCTGAGGAGCtttccatctctgcagcacagaCTGTGG GTATAACTCCACTGTGCCATGTCCTGTTTTCCCTGTATGACCCTGAATCCCACTGTTGGTACAGTCCCAACCATTTCTTCAACTCAGAAGAGCAGACAAGACTGACACTCCATTATCGCATGAg GTTTTACTTTCGGAATTGGCATGGGTTGAGTGAGAAGGAGCCGTCAGTGGCGCGATATGCCCCACGGTCAGGGACAGAGCACGGGGGCTCACCTCTACTAGAAATGACCTCCCTGGAATACCTCTTCTGCCAG GCAAAGTTTGATTTTGTGAATGATGTCACGCCGATGGAGGATGCTCAAGGAAAGGAAGAGTTGAGTTGCTTTAAGAATGAGAGTCTGGGGATGGCTGTGCTGCACCTGTCTCACCAGGCCCTGCGCTCAGGCTGCACGCTACAGGAAGTGGCAAAGTCTGTCAG CTTCCTGCGCTGCATTCCGAGATCCTTCTCCAAACACATAGCGAGGGACAACTTCCTGACCAAGATCCGTATCCGGCGTGTGTTTGCTGACTTTGTGAGGACCTTCCAGGAGCACACTGTGGACGTAGGACGCCTGGGCTCCCAGGAGGTCATGTATAAATACCTGTCTACTCTGGAGCACCTAGCCCCCCGCTTCGGCACCGAGACCTTCCTCACGGCCCACCTGGAGCTGAGGAAGGACGGGGGCGACGGGAGCGGCTCCTACCTCAACACCAGCCATGCCCTTGGGGCATCTGCCCCTGAGAACGTTGGCCCTCAGGTCATGCATGAGGTCATGGTGTCTGGTACCAAGGGGATTCAGTGGAGGAAGTTGACAGTGAAGAAG CCTCAGGCCAACAGTTACTTTGGGAACGATTACTTAGGGAATCGGAAAAGTGTGAAGCAATCGCCCCTCCAGCAAGAACCCAAACCCTCTGACACATGGACGTCTTTCTGCGACTTCCCTGAAATCTCCCACATCTCCATCACTGGAGCCAACGTCAGCATCATTAAACAAGACAACTTCTCTATG GAGGTTCAAATGAATTCCAGCCTTGAGGCTCTGTCTTTCGTCTCCCTCCTGGACGGGTACTTCCGGCTTACTGCAGACGCACACCACTACCTGTGTCACGAGGTGGCTCCGCCCAGAGTAGTGCTCAGTGCCACCAATGGCCTCCATGGACCAATGAa TGATGACTTTGTGCTGCAGAGACTGAGGAAGGAAGCAGAGGGAGCCTTTCTTGTGCGCTGGAGCGTCCTCGACTACCACCACATCATATTAGCTGTTCTAAACAAGAGTCAG GATGGACAAGCTGCAATCCACAAGCAGTTCAGGATCCTGCATAGTGGTTCAGTGTTTGCTCTGGAAGGCTGGGACCGGGAGTTCTCCAGTGTCAAGGAGCTCACCGACAGCCTCAAGACCTTTGTGCTCAAGTCTGGCACGGACAATTTCACTGTGAAGAAATGCTGCCTACCCCGACCTGCAG AACTGTCCAACCTCTTGGTGATGAGGCAGGGTGCGGACCAGTGTGTTCAGCCTGACTCTGTGGCCCTCTGTCTGACTCAGCTGAGGTTCCATCAGATCAAAGACAAGGAGATCacccag GAGCAGCATCTGGGCCGTGGGACCAGGACCAACATCTACTCAGGCAGTCTGTTGGTGTGGGGCGGagcagaggaggatgaggaggacaaGTGGAACAACAATCTTACTGATCGCAAAGAGATCCGAGTGGTTCTTAAGATCTTGGACCAGAGCCACAAGGACATAGCATTA GCGTTCTTTGAAACAGCCAGTCTGATGAGCCAAGTATCTCACAGTCACCTGGTCTTTGTACACGGAGTGTCTGTCAAAGGATCTGAGA ACATCATGGTGGAGGAGTTTGTGGAGTTTGGGCCTCTGGATGTGTTCTTGCGAAGGGAAAGGGCGCTGGTCACTCCTCAGTGGAAATTTACTGTAGCCAAACAGCTGGCCAGTGCCCTGAGCTACCTT gagactaaacaactgGTACATGGTAACGTCTGTGCCAAAAACATTCTGGTGGCTCGCCGTGGTCTGGAGGAGGGCACCTTTCCCTTTGTCAAGCTGAGCGATCCAGGCATTGCCCTCAACGTGCTGTCCAGAGAAG AGCGTGTCGAGCGAATCCCATGGATCGCCCCGGAGTGTGTGCCAAGCAGTTCCCCATTCGGCAGAGCTGCCGACCAGTGGAGCTTTGGAGCCACACTGCTGGAGATCTGCAACAATGGAGATTTGCCCATGAGTGGCAGCACGCTCACTGAG AAAGAGCGTTTCTATGAGACGCGGAGTCGCCTCACCGAGCCCTCGTCGCAGGAACTGGCCAGCTTCATTAGCATGTGTTTGACCTACGAACCCCGGGAGAGGCCGTCCTTCCGCACTGTGCTTCGAGAGCTCACTGAACTACAGATCAAGA ATCCTGACATATCCCCCCTGAAGTCTCTCCCGGATGCTGACCCCAACGTTTTCCTCAAACGCTACTTGAAAAAGATCCGGGACTTAGGGGAG ggtCACTTTGGGAAGGTGATGCTCTATGTGTATGACCCAGCCAACGACGGGACAGGGGACTATGTGGCAGTGAAGGCCCTGAAGCATGAGGGAGGCAGCCATCTCCATGAAGGCTGGATGAAGGAGATTGAGATCCTCAAGTCTCTTTACCACAGCAACATAGTCAAGTACAAGGGCTGCTGCTCTGAGCTGG GAGGGCAGACGGTGCAGCTGATTATGGAGTTTCTACCGCTGGGCAGCCTCAGAGAGTACCTAGCCAAACACCGCCTGGGCGTGGCTCACAGCCTCCTCTTTGCACAGCAGATCTGCCAG GGGATGGATTACCTGCACTCGAAGCGATACATCCACCGGGACTTGGCTGCCCGGAACGTACTGGTGGAGAATGAGCATCTGGTGAAGATCGGGGACTTTGGCCTTACCAAATACATCCCAGAGGGAGATGTTTACTACCGCGTGCGTGAGGATGGAGACAGTCCTGTGTACTG GTATGCGATTGAGTGTCTGAAGGAGAGCAAGTTTTCCTTCTCTTCAGACATTTGGTCCTTTGGCGTGACGCTCTATGAGGTCATGACCCACGGTGACCATCGTCAGAGCCCTCCAGTG AAGTTTGTTCAGATGATGGGTAACGTGATGGATAACGTGCCGGGTCAGATGACGGTGATGGTGCTGATCAAGCTGCTGGAGAAACACAATAGGTTGCCCTGCCCCCGAGACTGTCCTAGCGAG GTCCACATGTTGATGCAGCATTGTTGGGACTTTGACCCCGCGAGACGGCCATCTTTCAAATCCCTCATTGATTCCATCGAAGCGATTCGCAAGCCATACGAACGGCAACCCAATATGTGGCTGGCCCAAATTAGCCAATGA
- the LOC120037125 gene encoding hsp90 co-chaperone Cdc37-like, whose amino-acid sequence MTSRIDYSVWDHIEVSDDEDDTHPNIDTPSLFKWRHEARVERMDQFIKAGEDLEKGLAESKRKLTEAQKKTKNLSSSVTDDAKAELSKAQAEEKRLKKEERDWEKKLEDHRREEKKMPWNVDTLCKEGFSKSVMNVKPDVKEETEEQKEQKHKTFVEKYEKEIKHFGMMKRWDDSQKYLSDNPHLVCEETANYLVIMCIDLEVEEKKALMEQVAHQTIVMQFILELAKSLKVDPRGCFRQFFDKIKTADQQYQDAFNDELESFKQRVRGRAKIRIERAMKEYEEEERQKRLGPGGLDPAEVYESLPEEMQKCFDEKDIAMLQTVITKLDPTEAKVHMKRCIDSGLWVPNSRADEGDDKEEEATYEELNKEMGEQKIE is encoded by the exons aTGACAAGTAGGATAGACTACAGCGTGTGGGACCACATTGAGGTTTCAGATGATGAAGATGACACCCATCCAAACATCGATACACCCAGCCTTTTCAAATGGAGACATGAG GCGCGTGTGGAACGAATGGACCAGTTCATAAAGGCTGGTGAGGACCTGGAGAAGGGGCTAGCTGAATCTAAGCGCAAGTTGACTGAAGCACAGAAGAAGACAAAGAATCTGTCCAGTTCAGTCACGGACGATGCCAAAGCCGAGCTGAGCAAGGCACAGGCCGAGGAGAAGAGGCTGAAGAAGGAGGAGCGAGACTGGGAGAAGAAACTGGAGGACCACCGGCGGGAAGAGAAGAAGATGCCATGGAACGTAGACACACTCTGCAAGGAGGGCTTCAGCAAG AGTGTTATGAATGTTAAgccagatgtgaaggaggagacCGAGGAGCAGAAAGAGCAGAAACACAAGACCTTTGTGGAGAAGTATGAGAAAGAGATCAAACACTTTG GTATGATGAAACGCTGGGACGACAGCCAGAAGTACCTATCAGACAACCCTCACCTGGTGTGTGAGGAGACGGCCAACTACCTAGTCATCATGTGCATTGAcctggaggtggaggag AAGAAAGCGCTGATGGAGCAGGTGGCCCACCAGACCATAGTGATGCAGTTCATCCTGGAGCTGGCTAAGAGCCTTAAGGTGGATCCCCGCGGTTGCTTCCGTCAGTTCTTCGACAAGATAAAG ACTGCAGATCAGCAGTATCAGGATGCCTTCAATGATGAGCTGGAGTCCTTTAAGCAGAGGGTGCGCGGCAGGGCCAAGATCCGCATCGAGAGGGCCATGAAGGagtacgaagaggaggagagacagaaacgCCTGGGGCCCGGAGGACTGGATCCTGCCGAGGTGTATGAGTCCTTACCTGAG GagatgcagaaatgttttgacgAGAAGGACATTGCCATGTTGCAGACTGTCATCACTAAGCTGGACCCAACG GAGGCTAAGGTCCACATGAAGAGATGCATTGACTCTGGCCTCTGGGTCCCTAACTCACGGGCAGACGAGGGAGACGACAAGGAGGAAGAGGCTACTTATGAAGAGCTGAATAAGGAGATGGGCGAACAGAAGATAGAATGA
- the LOC120044560 gene encoding hemicentin-1-like, with protein MENNFLKWILAFCMFCTVSGEGCSLELKPSRVVVGFGEPVSVSCEASRPVRVLGWESAIGAAHTQQDRAVQWKVDSLIDWIEEPICYGVFFTAPRQCEEKLNLILYKTPDSVTISSANHTGPMLEGKEYQLLCDVQNIAPVQYLTLRWYRGQTEVYNHSFSDLTPASPVQVSSILLITPTKADNGAQYKCVAQLELGPEGPQPPPSVTSEPLNVSVQYPPSFLSPEAETLDIGVGDEISLNCTATGSPSPVYSWQSSDPKEKMEDQPVFTSSSLLPGTYTCISSNKIGKKSKQFIIKTKS; from the exons ATGGAAAACAACTTTCTAAAATGGATCCTAGCCTTTTGCATGTTCTGCACCG TGTCAGGTGAAGGATGCTCTCTGGAGCTGAAACCCTCCAGGGTGGTGGTGGGGTTTGGGGAGCCTGTGTCTGTCAGTTGTGAGGCCTCTCGCCCGGTGCGTGTCCTAGGCTGGGAGTCAGCCATCGGAGCAGCACACACCCAACAGGACCGTGCTGTCCAATGGAAGGTGGACAGTCTGATCGACTGGATCGAGGAGCCTATCTGCTATGGAGTCTTCTTCACTGCACCCAGACAGTGTGAGGAGAAACTCAACCTCATTCTTTACA AGACTccagacagtgtcaccatcagCTCAGCGAACCACACTGGTCCCATGTTGGAGGGGAAAGAGTACCAGCTGCTCTGTGATGTCCAGAACATCGCCCCTGTTCAATACCTCACCCTGAGGTGGTACAGAGGGCAGACTGAAGTTTACAACCACTCTTTCTCTGATCTGACCCCTGCCTCCCCTGTCCAAGTATCCTCCATCCTCCTGATCACCCCAACCAAAGCTGATAACGGAGCCCAGTACAAGTGCGTGGCTCAGCTGGAATTGGGACCAGAGGGACCACAACCACCTCCTTCAGTGACATCAGAGCCTCTCAACGTCTCTGTGCAAT ACCCGCCATCCTTCCTCAGTCCTGAGGCTGAGACCCTGGACATCGGTGTGGGGGATGAAATCTCATTAAACTGCACGGCTACAGGAAGCCCCAGTCCTGTGTACAGCTGGCAGTCTTCAGATCCCAAAGAGAAGATGGAGGACCAACCTGTTTTTACCTCTTCCTCCTTGCTTCCAGGAACCTACACCTGCATTTCCTCTAATAAGATTGGCAAGAAGAGTAAGCAGTTCATCATCAAGACTAAGTCTTAA